The Chryseolinea soli genome contains a region encoding:
- the rhaM gene encoding L-rhamnose mutarotase, with product MERLAFTMKLFPGQVEEYKRRHDAIWPALKYLLKDSGVKDYSIFLDEASLTLFGVMKVEDSAVLGPLRDHPVMREWWEYMKDIMETNADASPVQVSLVEVFYLG from the coding sequence ATGGAACGACTTGCTTTTACCATGAAACTTTTCCCCGGTCAGGTGGAAGAATATAAACGGCGGCATGATGCGATTTGGCCGGCCCTGAAATATTTATTGAAGGATTCGGGGGTCAAAGATTACTCGATCTTTTTGGATGAAGCATCGCTGACGTTGTTTGGGGTGATGAAGGTGGAGGATTCTGCGGTGTTGGGGCCGCTTCGCGATCATCCGGTGATGCGGGAGTGGTGGGAGTATATGAAGGATATTATGGAGACGAATGCGGATGCTTCACCGGTGCAGGTTTCTCTGGTGGAGGTTTTCTATTTGGGGTGA
- a CDS encoding glycoside hydrolase family 3 N-terminal domain-containing protein, producing the protein MKRLFFLWMAGMLVLTACQKNAPKSSGNIAGRVDSVLALMTLEEKIGQLTLFTSDIDVTGPTIRENYREDIKAGRVGAIFNAFGADYTRKLQELAVKETRLHIPLIFGYDVIHGHRTIFPIPLGEAASWDLTAMEQSARIAGDEASAQGLHWTFAPMCDIARDPRWGRMAEGAGEDTYLGAQIAIARVKGFQGNGIGDLHSVMACVKHFAAYGAVQAGRDYHTTDMSDRMLREVYLPPYKAAIDAGAATVMTSFNELDGVPATGNKYLMTDILRKEWNFKGFVVTDYTSIMEMIPHGIAEDTASAAALALEAGVDMDMQAGFYNSSLQRLVKEGKLKEGLVNEAVRRILTKKFELGLFEDPYRYCNPEREKATIMKPEYLTASRDVARKSMVLLKNDQHVLPLPKTTRSIAVIGPLADAKKEMIGSWSAAGEGAKAVSVLEGIKAAATPATKILYAKGCNINDDTTKGFAQAIQAAKQADIVVMALGEAALMTGEAASRASLNLPGAQQQLLEEIYKTGKPIAVVLFNGRPLTINWMTQNKVAVLEAWFPGTEAGHAVADVLFGDYNPSGKLPVTFPRSVGQIPIFYNMKNTGRPMDPNNKYSSKYLDESNAPLFPFGYGLSYTTFEYGDVQLNKQEITQQEGITITCKVKNTGKREGEEVVQLYVRDLVGSVTRPVKELKGFKKLMLQPGESKEVSFTLTQSDLSFYRRDMSFGTEPGKYDVFVGGNSDDVKKASFILK; encoded by the coding sequence ATGAAAAGATTGTTCTTCCTGTGGATGGCCGGGATGCTGGTATTGACGGCCTGCCAAAAGAATGCGCCCAAGTCATCCGGAAACATCGCCGGTCGCGTGGACTCGGTGCTCGCCCTGATGACGCTGGAGGAAAAGATCGGCCAACTCACGCTCTTCACCAGCGACATCGACGTGACGGGCCCCACCATTCGCGAAAACTATCGCGAAGACATCAAGGCTGGCCGGGTAGGCGCCATCTTCAATGCCTTCGGTGCCGACTACACGCGCAAGCTGCAAGAGCTGGCCGTAAAGGAAACGCGTCTTCACATCCCGCTCATTTTTGGATATGATGTGATCCATGGCCACCGCACCATTTTTCCCATCCCGCTAGGGGAGGCCGCCAGCTGGGACCTCACCGCCATGGAACAGTCGGCCCGCATCGCCGGCGACGAAGCCTCGGCCCAAGGACTGCACTGGACCTTTGCGCCCATGTGCGACATTGCCCGCGACCCACGCTGGGGTAGGATGGCCGAAGGTGCCGGGGAAGACACATACCTGGGTGCACAGATCGCGATCGCCCGCGTAAAAGGTTTTCAGGGCAATGGCATTGGCGACCTCCATTCGGTGATGGCCTGCGTGAAACACTTCGCCGCCTATGGTGCCGTCCAGGCCGGCCGTGATTATCACACCACCGACATGTCCGATCGCATGCTACGCGAAGTATACCTGCCACCCTACAAAGCGGCCATCGACGCCGGTGCAGCCACCGTGATGACCTCCTTCAACGAACTCGACGGCGTGCCCGCGACCGGAAACAAATACCTGATGACCGACATCCTTCGCAAGGAATGGAACTTCAAAGGTTTCGTGGTAACGGACTACACCTCCATCATGGAGATGATCCCCCACGGCATTGCCGAGGACACCGCCTCTGCGGCCGCCCTCGCCCTGGAAGCCGGTGTGGACATGGACATGCAAGCCGGTTTCTACAACAGCTCGCTGCAACGCCTGGTGAAAGAAGGCAAACTAAAAGAAGGCCTCGTCAACGAAGCCGTGCGCCGCATCCTGACGAAGAAATTCGAATTGGGATTGTTTGAAGATCCCTATCGCTATTGCAACCCCGAACGCGAAAAGGCCACCATCATGAAGCCGGAATACCTCACGGCATCGCGCGATGTTGCGCGCAAGTCGATGGTGTTGCTCAAGAATGATCAGCATGTGTTGCCCTTGCCGAAGACCACGCGATCCATCGCAGTGATCGGTCCCCTGGCCGATGCCAAAAAAGAAATGATCGGTTCCTGGTCAGCCGCAGGCGAGGGTGCCAAAGCGGTGAGCGTCCTGGAAGGCATTAAAGCGGCAGCAACCCCTGCGACAAAGATCCTGTATGCCAAAGGCTGCAACATCAATGACGATACCACCAAGGGATTTGCACAGGCCATACAAGCTGCCAAACAAGCCGACATCGTCGTGATGGCTCTTGGCGAAGCTGCGCTCATGACCGGTGAAGCCGCCAGCCGGGCATCGCTCAACTTACCGGGCGCACAACAGCAGTTGTTGGAGGAGATCTACAAGACCGGCAAACCCATCGCGGTGGTTCTCTTCAACGGGCGGCCGCTGACCATAAATTGGATGACACAAAACAAAGTTGCCGTGCTGGAAGCATGGTTCCCTGGAACTGAAGCCGGCCATGCCGTAGCCGATGTGTTGTTTGGGGACTACAATCCCTCGGGCAAACTGCCCGTCACCTTCCCGCGATCGGTGGGACAGATCCCTATTTTCTACAACATGAAAAACACGGGCCGCCCTATGGATCCGAACAACAAATATTCGTCTAAATATCTCGACGAATCCAACGCACCGCTTTTCCCCTTTGGCTATGGCCTGAGCTACACCACCTTCGAATACGGCGACGTGCAGCTCAACAAGCAGGAGATCACGCAGCAGGAGGGCATCACCATCACATGCAAGGTGAAGAACACGGGCAAGCGTGAAGGCGAGGAAGTTGTGCAGTTGTATGTACGCGACCTTGTGGGAAGTGTGACACGTCCCGTAAAAGAATTGAAGGGCTTTAAGAAATTGATGTTGCAGCCGGGCGAGTCGAAAGAAGTAAGCTTCACGCTGACGCAATCTGATCTGTCATTCTACCGGAGAGATATGTCTTTTGGTACGGAGCCAGGTAAATACGATGTTTTTGTTGGGGGGAATTCGGATGATGTGAAGAAGGCTTCGTTTATATTAAAGTAG
- a CDS encoding RagB/SusD family nutrient uptake outer membrane protein: MRTTLNIRSILLSLLTLTAVSCSDDFLNVPVQGGENTSADPNLALKLVTGVYNGLLLGDSWGDNGDVHGFAFITVTNIISDDADKGSTAGDQLVPIGDIDDFNTTSTNKFAETLWSGHYSAIGNANQALKGLKTASLDAATIEQLEAQVKFLRGYLYFNLVRMYGGVPLVYRVPNDAEDANSDPAFKSRASVDVVYDSIKADLQFAADHLPLKVTASGLVTKGSAQAMLAKVYMYRKDWDKVWELTNEVMTSGKYALLDDYAEIWRQSGDNSAESIFEIETGVFNNSYLRVDNYTVCQGPRIGGAGGWNDLGWGFNNPSSNLVNAYEPGDVRKDATIIFIDNSGTHKGTVLWDGFRIPSADSVQNQYYNYKAYTSTLRESFIQPADKDRPKNIRILRYADVLLMNAEAAVHLGKDAATPLNLVRKRAKLPDIGAPTEADIWKERRVELAMEHDRFWDLVRQGRAAQVMHAVGKTNFVEGKNELLPIPNSQILLSGGALEQNFGY; encoded by the coding sequence ATGAGAACGACATTGAACATACGCAGCATCCTTCTTAGCCTTCTCACGCTGACCGCCGTTTCGTGCAGCGATGATTTTCTGAACGTCCCCGTGCAGGGCGGCGAAAACACCAGCGCCGATCCCAACCTGGCGCTAAAGCTGGTGACCGGCGTGTACAACGGTCTGCTGTTGGGCGACTCCTGGGGAGATAATGGCGACGTACACGGTTTTGCTTTTATCACCGTGACCAACATCATCTCCGACGATGCCGACAAAGGCAGCACCGCTGGCGACCAATTGGTGCCCATAGGCGATATCGATGATTTCAACACCACTTCAACAAACAAGTTTGCCGAAACGTTGTGGAGTGGTCACTATAGCGCCATCGGCAACGCGAACCAGGCGCTGAAGGGATTGAAAACGGCTAGCCTGGATGCCGCCACCATCGAGCAATTGGAGGCGCAAGTGAAATTCCTCAGGGGTTATTTGTATTTCAACCTCGTGCGCATGTACGGCGGCGTGCCGCTGGTATATCGCGTGCCCAACGATGCGGAAGATGCCAACAGCGATCCAGCATTTAAGAGCCGGGCCTCGGTGGACGTCGTATATGACAGCATCAAAGCAGACCTTCAATTTGCGGCCGACCACTTGCCGTTGAAGGTTACGGCTAGTGGCTTGGTGACCAAAGGAAGCGCGCAGGCCATGCTCGCCAAAGTCTACATGTATCGCAAAGACTGGGACAAGGTGTGGGAACTTACCAACGAGGTGATGACCTCCGGCAAATACGCACTCCTGGACGACTATGCCGAGATCTGGCGCCAATCGGGCGACAATAGCGCCGAGTCCATTTTTGAAATTGAGACCGGCGTATTCAACAATAGCTATTTGCGCGTAGACAATTATACAGTATGCCAGGGACCCCGCATCGGTGGCGCCGGCGGCTGGAATGATTTGGGGTGGGGTTTTAACAATCCCTCGTCTAATCTTGTTAATGCCTATGAGCCCGGCGACGTACGAAAGGATGCCACCATCATTTTTATCGACAACTCCGGCACGCACAAAGGCACTGTGCTATGGGATGGTTTTCGCATACCCAGTGCCGACAGCGTGCAAAATCAATATTATAACTACAAAGCCTACACCAGTACGCTGCGCGAAAGCTTTATCCAACCCGCCGACAAAGACCGGCCGAAGAATATCCGCATTCTGCGCTATGCCGATGTGCTGCTCATGAATGCCGAAGCGGCCGTTCACTTGGGCAAAGATGCGGCCACACCGCTGAACCTCGTGCGCAAGCGGGCCAAGCTCCCCGACATTGGCGCGCCCACCGAAGCCGACATCTGGAAAGAGCGGCGCGTAGAGCTGGCCATGGAGCACGATCGCTTCTGGGACCTGGTTCGTCAGGGCAGAGCGGCGCAGGTGATGCACGCTGTAGGAAAAACCAATTTTGTGGAAGGCAAGAATGAACTCTTGCCCATTCCCAATTCGCAGATATTGTTGAGCGGTGGCGCACTGGAGCAAAACTTTGGGTATTGA
- the rhaT gene encoding L-rhamnose/proton symporter RhaT, translating into MQVIFGIIFHFIGGFASGSFYVPFKKVKEWSWESYWIVGGLFSWLIIPPFAAWLTIPHFSDIISQASSSTFWWTYFWGILWGIGGLTYGLGMRYLGMSLGNSVLLGFTSVCGSIVPSLYYDFVPTPGKTSFHELLTTSWGRVVLLGVTLCLVGIYLCGRAGMMKEKELPEEKKKESIKEFNLVKGLIVCTFSGILSACFNYGIEAGTSMAEQANALWQAANPEATSEFLYQNNVIYVVLLWGGLTTNLVWCMILNTRNKTFGDYTNSKTPLLQNYFFAALAGTIWFLQFFFYGMGESKLGNGASSWILHMAFIILVANLWGILLKEWKGVQPKTRDTIAAGILTILLSVILVGYGNALK; encoded by the coding sequence ATGCAGGTCATTTTCGGTATCATTTTTCATTTCATCGGCGGGTTTGCTTCCGGCAGCTTCTATGTCCCTTTTAAAAAAGTAAAAGAATGGTCGTGGGAAAGTTATTGGATCGTGGGCGGTCTTTTTTCATGGCTCATCATCCCTCCTTTCGCCGCGTGGCTCACCATTCCGCATTTCAGCGACATCATTTCGCAAGCTTCCTCCTCCACTTTCTGGTGGACCTATTTCTGGGGTATCCTGTGGGGCATCGGTGGACTAACGTATGGGTTAGGCATGCGCTACCTGGGCATGTCGCTGGGCAACTCGGTGTTGCTGGGATTCACGTCGGTGTGCGGATCGATTGTTCCTTCCTTGTATTATGATTTTGTTCCCACACCCGGCAAAACCAGCTTCCACGAGCTGCTGACGACTTCGTGGGGTCGCGTTGTGTTGCTCGGTGTGACCCTTTGCCTGGTGGGGATCTATCTCTGCGGACGGGCCGGGATGATGAAGGAAAAAGAGCTTCCCGAAGAAAAGAAGAAGGAGAGCATCAAAGAATTCAACCTGGTGAAAGGCCTGATCGTGTGCACGTTTTCGGGCATCCTCAGCGCCTGTTTTAACTACGGCATCGAGGCCGGCACGTCCATGGCCGAGCAGGCCAATGCGCTTTGGCAGGCGGCCAACCCCGAGGCCACCAGCGAATTCCTGTATCAAAACAATGTCATCTATGTCGTGTTACTTTGGGGTGGCCTCACCACCAACTTGGTGTGGTGCATGATCCTGAACACACGGAACAAAACGTTTGGGGACTACACCAACAGCAAAACGCCGTTGCTTCAAAACTATTTCTTTGCCGCCCTGGCCGGCACGATCTGGTTCCTCCAGTTCTTTTTCTATGGCATGGGCGAAAGCAAGCTGGGCAATGGCGCCAGCTCGTGGATCCTGCACATGGCGTTTATCATCCTCGTGGCAAACCTGTGGGGGATCCTGTTAAAAGAATGGAAAGGCGTGCAACCGAAAACGCGGGACACGATCGCGGCCGGCATTCTCACGATCTTGCTCTCGGTGATCCTCGTGGGCTACGGCAATGCCTTGAAATGA
- a CDS encoding acetyl-CoA carboxylase carboxyltransferase subunit alpha: MLLDFEKPIAALEAKLEDMNQLASDSDKEVQAAVKALERKILDLKRETFENLTGWQRVQLSRHPDRPYTLDYIYEITSDFIELHGDRTVSDDKAMIGGFGTIDGQTFMLIGQQKGRNTKQRQMRNFGMANPEGYRKALRLMKIAEKFNKPIVTFIDTPGAFPGLEAEERGQGEAIARNLKEMFGLKVPVICIVIGEGASGGALGIAIGDRVLMLENSWYSVISPENCSTILWRSWDFKEQAAELLKLTAKDMTALKLVDGIINEPLGGAHTDVKWMANEIKRVILETTKELSALGPEKRIDQRIDKFCAMGVVKE, translated from the coding sequence ATGCTATTGGATTTTGAAAAGCCCATTGCTGCACTGGAGGCTAAACTTGAAGATATGAATCAGCTGGCCAGCGACAGCGACAAGGAAGTTCAGGCCGCTGTAAAAGCTCTCGAAAGAAAAATTCTGGACCTCAAGCGGGAGACCTTCGAAAATCTCACGGGCTGGCAACGCGTTCAACTGTCGCGCCACCCGGATCGTCCCTATACCCTGGATTACATTTACGAGATCACGTCCGACTTCATCGAACTGCACGGCGACCGCACCGTGTCTGACGACAAAGCCATGATCGGCGGCTTCGGCACCATCGACGGCCAGACGTTTATGCTCATCGGCCAACAAAAGGGACGCAATACCAAACAGCGCCAAATGCGCAATTTCGGTATGGCCAACCCTGAAGGCTATCGCAAGGCCCTGCGCCTTATGAAGATCGCCGAAAAGTTCAACAAGCCTATCGTGACGTTCATTGATACCCCAGGTGCTTTTCCCGGCCTCGAAGCCGAAGAGCGCGGACAGGGTGAAGCCATCGCCCGCAACCTCAAGGAAATGTTCGGTCTCAAAGTGCCCGTCATCTGCATTGTGATTGGCGAGGGAGCCTCCGGCGGCGCGCTCGGCATCGCCATTGGCGATCGCGTGCTCATGCTGGAGAACTCGTGGTACTCCGTGATCTCCCCCGAAAACTGTTCCACCATTCTCTGGCGCAGCTGGGATTTCAAAGAACAAGCCGCAGAATTGCTCAAACTCACGGCCAAGGACATGACCGCCCTGAAACTGGTCGACGGCATCATCAACGAACCCCTGGGTGGCGCGCACACCGATGTGAAGTGGATGGCCAACGAGATCAAGCGCGTGATCCTCGAGACCACGAAAGAACTCTCGGCGCTCGGCCCCGAAAAGCGCATCGACCAACGCATCGACAAGTTCTGTGCGATGGGCGTTGTAAAAGAATAA
- a CDS encoding MBL fold metallo-hydrolase, with the protein MKLHVIDTGFFKLDGGAMFGVVPKSIWQKTNPANEQNLCNWAMRCLLIEDGNRTILIDNGLGTKQDAKFFSHYFLNGDATLPSSLHRAGFEPADITDMFLTHLHFDHCGGGVERRGDKLDLAFSKAQYWSNADHWQWATQPNPREKASFLKENILPMQESGHLKFVDAHAPSPFASFDIQYVSGHTEKMMIPMIRYKNKVICFMADLLPSVGHIPLPYVMGYDTRPLITLEEKERFLNEAATHGYVLFLEHDPENECCTVKHTEKGVRVDQTFRLAEIL; encoded by the coding sequence ATGAAGCTTCACGTGATCGACACCGGATTTTTCAAACTCGACGGCGGCGCCATGTTTGGTGTAGTGCCCAAATCCATCTGGCAAAAAACAAACCCTGCCAACGAACAAAATCTCTGCAACTGGGCCATGCGTTGCCTGCTCATCGAGGACGGCAACCGGACCATCCTCATCGACAACGGCCTGGGCACCAAACAGGACGCGAAGTTCTTCAGTCACTACTTTCTGAATGGAGACGCAACCCTCCCGTCGTCGCTGCATCGTGCGGGCTTTGAACCGGCCGACATCACCGACATGTTTCTCACCCACCTGCATTTTGATCATTGCGGCGGTGGCGTCGAAAGGAGAGGAGATAAACTGGACTTGGCTTTCTCCAAAGCGCAGTATTGGAGCAACGCCGACCACTGGCAGTGGGCAACCCAACCCAACCCGCGCGAAAAAGCAAGCTTTCTGAAGGAGAACATCCTTCCCATGCAGGAGAGCGGTCACTTGAAATTTGTAGACGCCCACGCGCCCTCACCATTCGCATCGTTCGACATCCAATACGTTTCGGGGCACACCGAAAAAATGATGATCCCGATGATCCGTTATAAAAACAAAGTGATCTGTTTCATGGCCGATCTGTTGCCGTCTGTAGGCCACATCCCGTTGCCTTATGTGATGGGCTACGACACCCGGCCGTTGATCACACTCGAAGAAAAGGAACGTTTTCTCAATGAAGCGGCCACCCACGGTTACGTCCTCTTTCTCGAACACGACCCGGAGAACGAATGTTGCACGGTGAAGCATACCGAAAAAGGTGTTCGCGTGGATCAGACCTTCCGGCTGGCGGAAATTCTTTGA
- a CDS encoding LamG-like jellyroll fold domain-containing protein, with protein MRKQMRFLKVGILALGVLAIGSCNNDDDSLPQIDGYNNSDEVGATYLVAHWTFDDTNNEVISSTAPNKTLGGVAFTTGQIGKALQLSKGAIAFPPIDKINTVDALNNFTVSLWVNVQGTKGVAGGGFTSFFGIFPTSVSDVWGNLQACAETSRHLPASDTLELKNYLNTTLADNSQSGQDNVALKNTGTDAPNGGTGKYFMGGNKWAHYVMTWDGATHQFALYGNGESVGGYTDRGTTPVLKMRVPAQAMFGSMASADMGFANATRPDWAPLATASIDDVRVFNTVLAQKDIVALFNLGTAGR; from the coding sequence ATGAGAAAACAAATGAGATTTTTGAAAGTAGGGATCCTTGCACTGGGTGTGCTGGCTATCGGATCCTGTAACAACGATGACGACAGCCTACCGCAGATCGATGGCTACAACAATTCGGATGAGGTAGGCGCCACGTACCTGGTAGCCCACTGGACGTTCGACGATACCAACAACGAAGTGATCTCCAGCACGGCGCCGAACAAAACGCTCGGTGGCGTAGCGTTCACCACGGGGCAGATCGGCAAAGCGCTCCAACTGTCCAAAGGAGCCATTGCGTTTCCGCCTATCGACAAGATCAACACGGTAGACGCTTTGAATAACTTCACGGTGAGCCTTTGGGTGAACGTGCAAGGAACAAAAGGTGTGGCCGGCGGCGGATTCACTTCTTTCTTTGGGATCTTCCCGACGTCGGTATCCGATGTTTGGGGTAACCTCCAGGCTTGCGCTGAAACATCGCGTCACCTTCCTGCATCCGATACGCTGGAGTTGAAGAACTATCTGAACACGACGCTGGCAGACAACTCGCAGAGCGGTCAGGACAACGTGGCGTTGAAGAACACCGGCACGGATGCCCCGAATGGTGGCACCGGTAAATATTTCATGGGTGGCAACAAGTGGGCACATTATGTGATGACCTGGGATGGAGCAACCCACCAGTTTGCGCTCTATGGTAACGGTGAATCCGTTGGCGGATATACCGACCGTGGCACGACACCGGTGTTGAAAATGCGTGTGCCTGCACAAGCGATGTTTGGTAGCATGGCCTCTGCCGACATGGGCTTCGCCAATGCCACCCGTCCCGACTGGGCTCCTTTGGCAACCGCCAGCATCGACGATGTGCGTGTATTCAATACCGTACTGGCACAAAAAGATATCGTAGCCTTGTTTAACCTCGGCACTGCAGGTAGGTAA
- a CDS encoding glucoamylase family protein — MNVKAVSFGLIFFVMTMASCKKDDPAPGSETSFTLTSIQSDDRPVGSTISGASLTPEIVASFSAPIDRTTVPTAIVLVSPTENLTLTYTFSHGDSTVTIKPSTALEYLSKYNFQISTALTSVDKKALGGNFDSKVITTFDPADKFPVISDEELLTLTQKQTFKYFWDMAEPTSGMALERKGSGPTVTSGGSGFGIMAIVVGMDRNFITRTEGVERLNKIVTFLETADRFHGAWSHWINGTTGKVIPFSTKDNGGDLVETSFLMQGLLTSRQYLQPTDTVGNNLIRRMTKLYEGVEWDWYRKDGQEVLYWHWSPNYNWDMNFALSGYFEEQITYILAAASPTHGIPKSVYTNGYGRNGAIKTGQKYYGYTLPLGTPSPLFWVQYSYLGMDPHFKDDYADYWEQNVNATLINHAYCAANPKNYVGYSDACWGLTASDNPTGYDAHSPSNDQGVITPTAALSSFPYAPEESMKALKFFYYTLGDKLWGPYGFYDAFDLSDGWVANSYLAIDQGPIVVMIENYRTGLLWNLFMSAPEVQAAKTKLEFN; from the coding sequence ATGAATGTAAAGGCCGTTTCCTTCGGGTTGATATTTTTTGTGATGACGATGGCGTCCTGTAAAAAGGATGACCCCGCGCCGGGAAGTGAAACGTCATTTACGTTGACATCCATCCAATCGGATGACCGTCCTGTCGGGTCAACCATTTCTGGAGCAAGCCTGACGCCAGAGATCGTCGCTTCGTTTTCAGCACCCATCGACAGAACCACCGTTCCCACGGCGATCGTGCTGGTATCGCCCACAGAAAATCTCACGCTGACCTATACTTTCAGTCATGGCGACAGCACCGTCACCATCAAGCCCAGCACGGCGCTGGAGTATTTATCAAAATATAATTTTCAAATCTCGACAGCGCTGACGTCTGTCGATAAAAAAGCATTGGGCGGAAACTTCGATAGTAAGGTCATTACTACTTTCGACCCCGCCGACAAATTTCCGGTAATCTCTGATGAAGAGCTGCTGACGCTCACCCAAAAGCAAACGTTCAAATACTTTTGGGACATGGCTGAACCAACCAGCGGCATGGCCCTCGAGCGCAAAGGTTCGGGGCCAACGGTGACCAGCGGGGGCAGCGGCTTTGGCATCATGGCCATCGTGGTGGGCATGGATCGAAACTTCATCACACGCACAGAGGGCGTGGAGCGCCTCAACAAGATCGTGACATTTTTAGAAACGGCCGATCGTTTTCATGGGGCCTGGTCGCACTGGATCAACGGCACGACGGGAAAAGTTATCCCCTTTAGCACAAAAGACAACGGTGGCGACCTGGTGGAAACATCATTCCTCATGCAAGGTCTCCTCACGTCGCGTCAATATCTGCAACCGACCGACACCGTCGGCAACAATCTCATCCGCCGCATGACAAAGCTCTATGAAGGTGTGGAATGGGACTGGTATCGCAAAGACGGGCAGGAAGTGCTTTACTGGCATTGGTCGCCCAACTATAACTGGGATATGAATTTTGCCCTTTCGGGATATTTTGAAGAACAGATCACCTACATCCTCGCCGCCGCTTCGCCCACGCACGGCATCCCCAAAAGCGTGTACACCAATGGCTATGGAAGAAACGGCGCCATAAAAACTGGACAAAAATATTACGGCTACACCTTGCCCCTCGGAACACCCAGTCCGTTGTTCTGGGTGCAATATTCATATTTGGGAATGGACCCCCACTTCAAAGACGACTATGCCGACTATTGGGAACAAAACGTGAACGCGACGCTGATCAATCACGCCTATTGTGCGGCCAATCCAAAAAACTATGTGGGCTACAGCGACGCCTGCTGGGGACTGACGGCGAGCGACAACCCGACCGGTTATGATGCCCACTCGCCGTCGAACGACCAGGGGGTGATCACGCCAACGGCTGCGCTATCCTCGTTTCCGTATGCACCGGAGGAATCGATGAAGGCACTGAAATTCTTTTATTACACGCTGGGCGACAAATTGTGGGGACCGTATGGATTTTATGATGCTTTCGACCTGTCGGACGGGTGGGTGGCCAATTCGTATTTGGCCATCGACCAGGGACCGATCGTGGTCATGATCGAGAACTATCGCACGGGGTTGCTGTGGAATTTATTTATGTCGGCGCCGGAAGTGCAGGCCGCCAAAACAAAACTGGAGTTTAATTGA
- a CDS encoding patatin-like phospholipase family protein: MKIGLVLSGGGARGISHIGVLKALEEFGVKIDVVAGTSAGSIVGSLYAYGYSAEKIMDIILTTSFLRSLRPAWTMRGLLSLDGLRDVLQKYMPENTFEALKLPMTVATTNIGQGTTEYFTKGELIPTILASCCVPLVFNPIQFDNKIFVDGGITDNLPAHSIRGACDLLIGANCNFIRGDFNTLNFRSVIERSLMMAVNGNTATSKALCDVLIDPPGAGGVSGFDVSKAKDLFQTGYHFTKENFKPEDFRINPKRP; this comes from the coding sequence ATGAAAATCGGATTGGTATTATCAGGCGGCGGTGCGCGGGGGATCTCGCACATCGGCGTGCTGAAAGCACTGGAAGAATTTGGAGTGAAGATCGACGTCGTGGCCGGCACAAGCGCAGGCTCCATCGTGGGTTCGTTGTATGCGTATGGCTATTCTGCCGAGAAGATCATGGACATCATTCTCACCACCAGCTTTCTCCGGTCGCTTCGTCCGGCGTGGACGATGCGCGGTTTGCTGAGTCTGGATGGACTCCGCGATGTCCTTCAGAAATACATGCCCGAAAACACGTTCGAAGCCCTGAAGCTGCCCATGACCGTTGCCACGACGAATATCGGGCAAGGCACGACCGAGTATTTTACAAAAGGAGAATTGATCCCCACGATCCTGGCGTCGTGTTGCGTGCCGCTCGTGTTCAACCCCATCCAATTCGACAACAAGATCTTTGTGGATGGCGGCATCACGGACAATTTGCCGGCCCACAGCATCCGCGGAGCGTGCGACCTGTTGATCGGTGCCAACTGCAATTTCATTCGGGGTGATTTCAATACTTTGAATTTCCGGTCCGTCATCGAGCGCAGCCTCATGATGGCCGTCAACGGCAACACCGCCACCAGCAAAGCGTTGTGCGACGTGTTGATCGATCCCCCGGGCGCGGGAGGAGTTAGCGGTTTTGATGTGAGCAAGGCGAAAGACCTTTTTCAAACCGGCTACCACTTCACCAAAGAAAATTTCAAACCGGAAGATTTCAGGATAAACCCGAAGCGACCATGA